One part of the Phytoactinopolyspora mesophila genome encodes these proteins:
- a CDS encoding FGGY-family carbohydrate kinase, with protein sequence MITGRVARVAANDQEGALMYIGVDIGTSVTKAVGYDESGAELCVHGVPTELLYPGDGRVEQDIDAVVDSVAEVVRAVVGQLPSAPALVALTGQGDGCWLHDDDGAPVRPAASWLDGRAADVVRRWDRDGTADLILERNGGMVFPGASGAILAALDRQEPDVLDRATTATHCVGMVFRRLTGERLVDVSDASYPFLNPHRREYDDEILRACGLAHRADLLPPVVTSGGPAAPLSGEGAALLGLPAGTMVSAGPYDLLASARGSGVVDPGDGLLIIGTTLACQVVTADPSPIPHRAGLLLGMWNEGRWMRAMPAMVGTASLGWLLDITGSSVAELTDLLDGSPPGARGVRVLPYWSESGERAPFVEASARGRFDGLHLSTSRADLVRGLCEGLAFAARHCFDAAGLGDRLAVCGGGAQSATWTQLFADVLGRPLEVVDVPQAGAYGAVLSALESRGETPDWPIPRRTVEPAAAHRQHYDDAFGDYLDRVDHARAHWSR encoded by the coding sequence ATGATCACGGGACGAGTCGCGCGCGTTGCCGCCAACGATCAGGAAGGAGCGCTCATGTACATCGGGGTCGACATCGGGACGTCGGTGACCAAGGCCGTCGGGTACGACGAGTCCGGCGCTGAACTGTGTGTGCACGGCGTGCCGACCGAGCTGCTCTATCCGGGCGACGGGCGGGTGGAGCAGGACATCGACGCGGTGGTCGACTCGGTGGCCGAAGTCGTTCGGGCCGTGGTCGGTCAATTGCCGTCGGCGCCGGCGTTGGTAGCACTGACCGGACAGGGCGACGGCTGCTGGCTGCACGACGACGACGGTGCTCCGGTCCGCCCGGCCGCGTCCTGGCTGGACGGTCGCGCGGCGGACGTCGTGCGGCGATGGGACCGGGACGGCACCGCCGACCTCATCCTCGAACGAAACGGCGGCATGGTTTTCCCCGGGGCATCCGGGGCGATCCTGGCCGCGCTGGACCGGCAGGAGCCCGATGTGCTCGATCGGGCGACGACGGCTACCCACTGCGTGGGCATGGTCTTCCGGCGCTTGACAGGTGAGCGGCTCGTCGATGTCTCGGATGCCTCCTACCCCTTTCTCAACCCGCACCGTCGCGAATACGACGACGAGATCCTGCGCGCTTGCGGGCTGGCACACCGAGCGGACCTGCTGCCACCGGTGGTGACCTCCGGTGGTCCGGCAGCGCCGCTGTCCGGTGAGGGCGCGGCCCTGCTGGGACTCCCGGCCGGGACGATGGTGAGCGCCGGACCGTACGACCTGCTGGCCTCGGCGCGGGGCAGCGGCGTCGTCGACCCCGGCGACGGGCTGCTGATCATCGGCACGACGCTGGCCTGCCAGGTGGTGACCGCCGACCCGTCACCCATCCCACATCGGGCCGGGCTGCTGCTGGGTATGTGGAACGAGGGCCGGTGGATGCGAGCGATGCCGGCCATGGTGGGGACTGCGTCGCTGGGCTGGCTGCTGGACATCACGGGTTCGTCGGTCGCCGAATTGACCGACCTGCTCGACGGGTCGCCACCTGGTGCACGGGGCGTCCGGGTGCTGCCGTACTGGTCGGAGTCGGGCGAGCGAGCACCATTCGTGGAGGCGTCGGCACGTGGGCGTTTCGACGGGTTGCACCTCTCCACCTCGCGCGCGGATCTCGTGCGCGGTCTCTGTGAGGGCTTGGCGTTCGCGGCCCGGCATTGCTTTGACGCCGCCGGACTGGGTGACCGGCTGGCGGTCTGCGGTGGCGGGGCCCAGAGCGCGACGTGGACGCAGTTGTTCGCCGACGTGCTTGGCCGGCCGCTGGAGGTGGTGGATGTGCCGCAGGCTGGAGCCTACGGCGCGGTGCTCTCTGCCTTGGAGTCACGCGGCGAGACACCGGACTGGCCGATTCCGCGCCGTACCGTCGAGCCGGCCGCGGCGCACCGCCAGCACTATGACGACGCTTTCGGCGACTACCTGGACCGGGTCGACCACGCTCGCGCTCACTGGTCCCGGTGA
- a CDS encoding DeoR/GlpR family DNA-binding transcription regulator, whose translation MSKAPDPAPGRNSRTNRQSRIADYVLREGSVSASQLAELFDVSLMTVHRDLDELERQGVVRKYRGGVSAQPSSVFESNVAYRLRTAKAEKAAIARYARTMIEPGMAVMLDDSTTTLEVAHLLPDTTPLTVITNFLEVIKSVSQVPGVRLISLGGEYYPTHDSFLGVPCIEAIGSLRADVLFTSTSAVSATHAFHQEQEIVLVKRAMMRSAVRKVLLIDHTKLGGTALHQLAPLTDFDDVVVDDGAPADVIRALRDRGVNVHVADYPP comes from the coding sequence ATGTCCAAGGCTCCTGACCCGGCGCCGGGGCGCAACTCGCGGACGAACCGGCAGAGCCGGATCGCCGACTACGTCCTACGCGAAGGGTCCGTCTCCGCCAGCCAGCTCGCCGAGCTCTTCGACGTCAGCCTCATGACCGTGCACCGTGACCTCGACGAGCTGGAACGCCAGGGCGTCGTGCGCAAATACCGGGGCGGTGTGAGCGCGCAGCCGTCGAGTGTGTTCGAGAGCAACGTCGCCTACCGGCTGCGGACCGCCAAGGCGGAGAAGGCGGCCATCGCGCGTTACGCCCGCACCATGATCGAGCCCGGTATGGCCGTCATGCTCGACGACTCGACGACCACGCTCGAAGTGGCCCACCTCCTGCCGGACACCACCCCTCTGACCGTCATCACGAACTTCCTCGAGGTGATCAAATCGGTCAGCCAGGTACCGGGTGTCCGGTTGATCTCGCTCGGGGGCGAGTATTACCCGACGCACGACTCTTTTCTGGGGGTGCCCTGCATCGAGGCGATCGGCTCGCTACGGGCCGACGTGCTGTTCACCTCGACCTCCGCCGTGTCGGCGACTCATGCGTTTCATCAGGAGCAGGAGATCGTGCTGGTCAAGCGCGCCATGATGCGCTCCGCGGTGCGCAAGGTGCTGCTGATCGACCATACGAAGCTCGGTGGCACTGCGCTGCACCAGCTGGCTCCGTTGACCGATTTCGACGATGTCGTCGTGGACGACGGTGCGCCTGCCGACGTCATCCGGGCGCTGCGAGATCGCGGCGTCAACGTACACGTCGCCGACTACCCCCCGTGA
- a CDS encoding histidine phosphatase family protein, with protein MTALTTITLARHGRTPWHEGNRYTGSSDIGIDDEGRRQARALAAWAREAKPDVLYASTMLRARQTAEPIAEALGLPVQTDERLRELDFGDAEGLTLAELRQTHPRAVELFLTDAAVHHLPGGEHPERAADRATEALTEIAARHAGQEIFAICHNTILRLIVCRFTGIPLGTYRTALRGMAPTATMQLSFRADGAVTLEYYNRIPALAAAAPASSSEEKETADVQGS; from the coding sequence ATGACAGCCCTGACGACGATCACCCTCGCCCGCCACGGGCGCACCCCCTGGCACGAAGGCAACCGTTACACCGGATCCAGCGACATCGGCATCGACGACGAAGGGCGGCGCCAAGCGCGCGCACTGGCTGCCTGGGCGCGTGAAGCCAAACCAGATGTCCTCTACGCCTCCACCATGCTGCGGGCCCGCCAGACCGCCGAGCCCATAGCCGAAGCACTGGGCCTACCGGTGCAGACCGACGAGCGCTTGCGCGAACTGGACTTCGGGGACGCCGAAGGGCTCACCCTGGCCGAGCTGCGACAGACGCATCCGCGGGCCGTCGAACTCTTCCTGACCGACGCCGCTGTACATCACCTGCCCGGTGGCGAGCACCCGGAGCGGGCCGCGGACCGCGCCACCGAGGCGCTGACCGAGATCGCCGCCCGGCACGCCGGCCAGGAGATCTTCGCGATCTGTCACAACACCATCCTCCGGCTGATCGTCTGCCGGTTCACCGGGATCCCGCTCGGGACCTACCGCACGGCTCTGCGCGGGATGGCGCCGACGGCCACCATGCAGCTCTCGTTCCGGGCCGACGGCGCCGTCACGCTCGAGTACTACAACCGGATACCCGCACTCGCTGCCGCCGCGCCGGCGTCGTCGTCGGAAGAGAAGGAGACGGCCGATGTCCAAGGCTCCTGA
- a CDS encoding FGGY-family carbohydrate kinase, which yields MEAVKAERTWVGIDLGTQSVRVTVAADDGRVLAFGSAPLDSLRRAAQERQHEQDPRQWWAAVGQASRQAFAALAPASRRLPVGAAAICSTSGTVLLVDGGGTPLTTALMYDDTRAADELTTIHAVADAIPESADVQVSWALPKIGWLFRHHPVSAGAYVAHSADAVAARLVGHRVHTDTSHALKSGYDVVDNQWNDALITASGIDPGALPEVVPPGTVLGTVEPAAAQHTGIPAGTPVVAGMTDGCAAQIAAGALSPGAWNSVLGTTLVLKGVSTQLIEDPDGAVYSHRHPDGGWLPGGASNVGAGVISEEFGGQDLDGLSAAAEAFEPAGAVVYPLTARGERFPFVDPDAVRFEIGTVRGMAERYAAVLQGVAYVERLCFEHLAAIGADTTGEISITGGATRSSYWNQLRADVLGRPLALPATPEPSFGMAVLAAADGGSVAASAAGMVSRRDVVEPRPGAYERFADGYVRLCQELLRRGYIKDTFTTNLSRSTS from the coding sequence ATGGAGGCGGTGAAGGCGGAGCGGACGTGGGTCGGTATCGACCTGGGTACCCAAAGCGTCCGCGTAACCGTGGCCGCCGACGACGGCAGAGTGCTGGCGTTCGGCTCCGCGCCGCTGGACAGCCTGCGCCGTGCTGCGCAGGAGCGCCAGCACGAGCAGGATCCACGGCAATGGTGGGCCGCTGTCGGCCAGGCATCGAGGCAGGCCTTCGCCGCGTTGGCGCCTGCCTCCCGGCGGCTTCCCGTCGGAGCCGCCGCAATCTGCAGCACTTCCGGAACTGTGCTGCTCGTCGACGGCGGTGGAACGCCGCTGACAACGGCGCTGATGTACGACGACACTCGCGCCGCGGACGAGCTGACCACTATCCACGCCGTGGCCGACGCCATTCCCGAGAGCGCGGATGTCCAGGTGTCCTGGGCGCTGCCGAAGATCGGCTGGCTCTTCCGCCACCATCCGGTGAGCGCCGGCGCCTATGTCGCCCACAGTGCAGACGCGGTTGCCGCGAGGCTGGTCGGCCACCGGGTGCACACCGACACCAGCCACGCCCTCAAGTCCGGGTACGACGTCGTGGACAACCAGTGGAACGATGCACTGATCACGGCAAGCGGGATAGACCCCGGGGCGCTGCCCGAAGTGGTCCCGCCTGGCACCGTTCTCGGCACCGTCGAGCCCGCCGCCGCCCAGCACACCGGCATCCCCGCCGGGACACCCGTCGTCGCCGGAATGACCGACGGCTGCGCGGCGCAGATCGCGGCCGGTGCCCTGAGTCCCGGCGCGTGGAACTCCGTGCTGGGGACCACCCTGGTGCTCAAAGGTGTATCGACCCAGCTGATCGAAGATCCCGATGGGGCCGTTTACAGCCACCGGCATCCCGACGGCGGCTGGCTGCCGGGCGGTGCCTCGAACGTCGGCGCGGGAGTCATCAGCGAAGAGTTCGGTGGTCAGGATCTCGACGGGCTCAGCGCGGCGGCCGAGGCGTTCGAGCCGGCTGGTGCCGTCGTCTACCCGCTGACAGCGCGCGGCGAGCGGTTTCCGTTCGTCGATCCGGACGCGGTGCGTTTCGAGATCGGCACCGTGCGTGGCATGGCCGAGAGGTATGCGGCGGTCTTGCAGGGTGTGGCGTACGTCGAACGGCTGTGTTTCGAACATCTCGCCGCCATTGGTGCCGACACCACTGGGGAGATCAGCATCACTGGCGGCGCCACGAGAAGCAGCTATTGGAATCAGCTCCGGGCCGATGTGCTCGGCAGGCCGCTGGCGCTGCCGGCCACTCCCGAACCGTCGTTCGGAATGGCCGTCCTGGCGGCCGCCGACGGTGGGAGTGTCGCGGCGAGCGCGGCGGGGATGGTGTCGCGGCGAGACGTCGTCGAACCACGGCCCGGTGCTTACGAGCGCTTTGCGGACGGTTATGTAAGGCTCTGCCAGGAACTCCTTCGCCGTGGATACATCAAGGACACGTTCACCACCAATCTCTCGCGGAGTACGTCATGA
- a CDS encoding DeoR/GlpR family DNA-binding transcription regulator has protein sequence MTANSGGKGAPSKRTQAREVRQQNIIAHVLANGVATAGELTELTGASLMTVHRDLDELARRGVVRKFHGGVSAQPSTVFESSSEYRLRVQVREKTALAEAALSTIEPGMSIMLDTSTTNLFVARRLGSLNHGPLTVATNYLPIMETLRSVPDVHLIGIGGDYNSTHDAFLGMGAIEAINTLNVDLAFLSTSAMTADTTYHQEPEIVMVKRAMMEAGRRRVLLMDHTKIGRTALHRLGPTTDFHQLIVDAAADQGIIREISETLDVTLTQVMAAPRHT, from the coding sequence ATGACGGCCAACAGTGGCGGCAAGGGCGCGCCGTCGAAACGCACGCAAGCCCGCGAAGTGCGGCAACAGAACATCATCGCGCACGTTCTGGCCAACGGTGTCGCGACGGCCGGCGAGTTGACCGAGCTGACCGGCGCCAGCCTGATGACAGTCCACCGAGACCTGGACGAGCTCGCCAGGCGCGGCGTAGTACGGAAGTTCCACGGTGGCGTCTCAGCACAACCCTCCACCGTGTTCGAGAGCAGCTCCGAATACCGGCTGCGCGTGCAGGTGCGCGAGAAGACAGCCCTGGCCGAGGCCGCGTTGTCGACCATAGAACCCGGCATGTCCATCATGCTCGACACCTCCACCACCAACCTCTTCGTCGCCCGGCGGCTGGGCAGCCTCAACCACGGCCCACTGACTGTGGCCACGAACTACCTGCCCATCATGGAGACCCTTCGCTCGGTGCCGGACGTCCATCTGATCGGCATCGGCGGCGACTACAACAGCACCCATGACGCATTTCTGGGCATGGGCGCCATCGAGGCGATCAATACCCTGAACGTCGACCTGGCCTTCCTCAGCACGTCCGCGATGACGGCGGACACGACCTACCACCAAGAGCCCGAGATCGTCATGGTCAAGCGCGCGATGATGGAAGCGGGAAGACGCCGGGTACTGCTCATGGATCACACCAAAATCGGCAGGACCGCCCTGCACCGCCTAGGGCCCACCACCGACTTTCACCAGCTGATCGTCGACGCCGCCGCCGATCAGGGCATCATCCGCGAGATCAGCGAAACCCTGGACGTCACGCTCACCCAAGTGATGGCAGCGCCCAGGCACACCTGA
- a CDS encoding carbohydrate ABC transporter permease, which produces MTSHITASTPSVTGRGAGPADGGGRLGTRRRRRRNRGEYLLFLLLISPNLLLIATFEYWPVIYNAYLSMTRWNMLSGVPQWVGLDNYQSLLTSSNFHTVMWNTLVFTGTVVVGSVVLGLALAVLFNQRARGRGFVRTVAFAPHIVSGAAVATLWLFIFNPDYGLSRFVLNQVGLSSPRWVTDSDWALASLIIVFLWKGVGFVAIVYLAGLQSLPEDVYEAAKLDGARAWTTFRRITLPLLSPVTFFVLVITIIGTFQAYDMIAVMTGGGPGNATTTLSWYIYEQGFQASDAGRAAASAMILFVILLIVTGLQTKYAQRKVHYQ; this is translated from the coding sequence TTGACGTCTCACATCACGGCATCGACGCCGTCGGTCACCGGGCGGGGAGCCGGGCCGGCCGACGGCGGAGGCCGGCTCGGAACGCGGCGCCGACGGCGCCGAAATCGCGGCGAGTACCTGCTGTTCCTCCTGCTGATCTCCCCGAACCTGCTGCTGATCGCCACCTTCGAGTACTGGCCGGTCATCTACAACGCCTATCTGAGCATGACCCGGTGGAACATGCTGTCGGGGGTGCCCCAATGGGTCGGGCTCGACAATTATCAGAGCCTGTTGACCAGCTCGAACTTCCACACCGTCATGTGGAACACGCTGGTCTTCACCGGAACCGTCGTCGTGGGCAGTGTCGTTCTCGGGCTCGCGCTGGCAGTGCTGTTCAATCAGAGGGCCCGCGGACGCGGCTTCGTCCGGACCGTCGCGTTCGCACCGCATATCGTCAGCGGCGCGGCGGTGGCCACACTCTGGCTGTTCATCTTCAATCCGGACTACGGGCTGTCCCGGTTCGTCCTCAACCAGGTCGGACTCTCCTCGCCGCGTTGGGTCACCGACAGCGACTGGGCGCTCGCCAGCCTGATCATCGTGTTCCTGTGGAAGGGCGTGGGATTCGTCGCCATCGTGTACCTCGCCGGGCTGCAGAGTCTGCCCGAAGACGTCTACGAGGCGGCCAAACTCGATGGCGCGCGGGCCTGGACGACGTTCCGTCGGATCACCCTTCCGCTGCTGTCCCCGGTCACGTTCTTCGTCTTGGTGATCACCATCATCGGAACCTTCCAGGCCTACGACATGATCGCCGTCATGACCGGCGGCGGGCCGGGCAACGCCACCACCACGTTGTCCTGGTACATCTACGAGCAGGGATTCCAGGCTTCTGACGCCGGCCGAGCGGCCGCCAGCGCGATGATCCTCTTCGTCATCCTGCTGATCGTCACCGGGCTGCAGACGAAATACGCGCAGCGGAAGGTCCACTACCAATGA
- a CDS encoding carbohydrate ABC transporter permease, with product MSRQLATGERNATREARSRRKGINIRVGETVVRRVLVYAALAAVALLFIGPLYWLFSSALKEPGDIYQYPPQWVPLRPHVENFSNAWQAAPFGNFFINSIIVTGGGAAIKLVNATLTAYAFVFLRFPFKNVLFLAMLGALMVPNNVTLIVNYITVSNLGWVNTYLGLIIPSAGSIFGMFLLRQYMMTLPRDIVEAAKVDGAGHLRTLWQVVLPMCKPMLVTVGIIAVVDMWNDFIWPLIVTNTVEMRTLPIGLLYLRTTEGYSNWGAIMAGTVMVALPMLILFLFAQRHIVRGLTGGAVKG from the coding sequence ATGAGCCGACAATTGGCCACCGGCGAGCGGAACGCGACGCGGGAAGCCCGATCGAGGCGCAAGGGCATCAACATCCGCGTCGGCGAGACCGTCGTACGCCGGGTCCTCGTCTACGCCGCCCTGGCAGCGGTCGCGCTGCTGTTCATCGGCCCGCTGTACTGGCTGTTCTCCTCCGCGCTCAAAGAGCCCGGCGACATCTACCAGTACCCTCCGCAGTGGGTGCCGCTGCGCCCACACGTGGAGAACTTCTCCAACGCCTGGCAGGCGGCGCCGTTCGGCAACTTCTTCATCAACTCGATCATCGTCACCGGCGGGGGCGCGGCTATCAAGCTGGTCAACGCCACGCTGACCGCGTACGCCTTCGTGTTCCTGCGCTTCCCGTTCAAGAACGTGCTGTTCCTGGCCATGCTCGGCGCGCTGATGGTGCCGAACAATGTGACGCTGATCGTCAACTACATCACGGTGTCCAACCTGGGCTGGGTCAACACCTACCTCGGACTGATCATCCCCAGCGCCGGCTCGATCTTCGGCATGTTCCTGCTCCGGCAGTACATGATGACGCTGCCCAGAGACATCGTGGAAGCGGCCAAGGTCGACGGCGCCGGGCACCTGCGCACGCTCTGGCAGGTAGTGCTTCCCATGTGCAAGCCCATGCTGGTGACCGTCGGGATCATCGCCGTCGTCGATATGTGGAACGACTTCATCTGGCCGTTGATCGTCACCAACACGGTGGAGATGCGTACCTTGCCGATCGGCCTGCTCTACCTGCGCACCACCGAGGGCTACTCCAACTGGGGAGCGATCATGGCCGGCACCGTGATGGTGGCGCTCCCCATGCTCATCCTGTTCCTCTTCGCTCAGCGGCACATCGTCCGCGGTCTGACCGGCGGAGCCGTCAAGGGCTAA
- a CDS encoding ABC transporter substrate-binding protein translates to MRNRLPRHNDFRRPSRRSFLGMTAAGLSVPILGSCAGGVTSDDGNGNGGNELGQVDISPPSEYRGRDVNVVMWSAMGGVNGEALDALVDKFNQSQDSIYAEVQFQGNYHESSPKLTAALRAGAVPDIMMLADTFWGRFLLNDVLEPLNGYLTDDFNRDNYIEALFDEGLVGDELYWLSYGRSTPLFYYNKDAFDEVGLPDRGPETWTELREWGQELSKLTVQGQPLKVHAFTGDDDWQFMSAAWQFGGSLSDGLDVTINTGGAVDAAEWQQRFIFEDDMGYMAESSATDFGTGVVATTITSTGALRGIYENADFEVGTSFLPAQVDTGVPTGGMGFSLIRDVPQERKDAAFELMKFLGQPENAAEWTLASGYLPIIKAAVDEPELAEQIAEDPNRSTAIEQLPMAQGSDAIRSYLPNGTDIIISGLQEIFSSGGADVQSVFDGVAEELERGAEGIQESYERYFG, encoded by the coding sequence ATGAGAAACAGACTTCCACGCCACAATGACTTCCGCCGGCCGAGTCGCCGGTCCTTCCTCGGGATGACCGCCGCCGGCCTGAGCGTGCCGATCCTGGGGTCGTGTGCGGGAGGCGTCACCTCCGACGACGGTAACGGCAACGGCGGCAACGAGCTCGGTCAAGTCGACATCAGCCCACCCAGCGAGTACCGCGGGCGTGATGTCAACGTGGTGATGTGGAGCGCCATGGGCGGCGTCAACGGCGAGGCCCTCGACGCACTGGTGGACAAGTTCAATCAGTCGCAAGACTCGATCTACGCCGAGGTGCAGTTCCAGGGGAACTACCATGAGTCCTCGCCCAAGCTGACGGCAGCTTTGCGGGCCGGCGCCGTGCCGGACATCATGATGCTGGCCGACACCTTCTGGGGCCGGTTCCTCCTCAACGACGTCCTGGAGCCGTTGAACGGCTACCTGACCGACGACTTCAATCGCGACAACTACATCGAGGCGTTGTTCGACGAAGGCCTGGTGGGCGACGAGCTGTACTGGTTGTCCTATGGGCGGAGCACGCCGCTGTTCTACTACAACAAAGACGCCTTCGATGAGGTCGGCCTGCCGGATCGCGGCCCGGAGACCTGGACCGAGCTGCGCGAGTGGGGTCAGGAGTTGTCCAAGCTGACCGTCCAGGGCCAGCCGTTGAAGGTGCACGCCTTCACCGGCGACGACGACTGGCAATTCATGTCCGCGGCCTGGCAGTTCGGCGGCAGCCTCTCCGATGGCCTCGATGTCACTATCAACACCGGCGGTGCCGTCGATGCCGCCGAGTGGCAGCAACGGTTCATCTTCGAAGACGACATGGGTTACATGGCCGAGAGTTCGGCCACCGACTTCGGCACCGGCGTGGTGGCCACCACGATCACCTCCACCGGAGCATTGCGCGGCATCTACGAGAACGCCGACTTCGAGGTAGGGACCTCGTTCTTGCCGGCACAGGTAGACACGGGCGTGCCCACGGGCGGTATGGGTTTCTCCCTGATTCGCGACGTCCCGCAGGAGCGCAAAGACGCCGCCTTCGAGCTGATGAAGTTCCTCGGCCAGCCTGAGAATGCCGCGGAATGGACGCTGGCGTCCGGGTACCTACCCATCATCAAGGCCGCCGTCGACGAACCCGAACTGGCCGAGCAAATCGCGGAGGACCCCAACCGCAGCACGGCGATCGAACAGCTGCCGATGGCCCAGGGCAGCGACGCGATCCGCTCCTACCTACCGAATGGCACCGACATCATCATCAGTGGCCTGCAGGAGATCTTCAGCAGCGGTGGCGCCGATGTGCAGAGCGTCTTCGACGGCGTAGCCGAAGAACTCGAGCGTGGCGCCGAAGGCATTCAGGAAAGCTACGAACGGTACTTCGGCTAG
- a CDS encoding glycerophosphodiester phosphodiesterase, with protein MDFTNCGHRGAMSVSPENTMASFRLAAEQGANEIELDLRLSKDGEIVVIHDTTVDRTTDGSGAVADFTAEELRALDAGNGQSIPTFEEVLDGTDVRLQIEIKDPAVIEPLVALLAQRPEEIQRLSPCCFDEEIVAILARELPSTVVGLISKTGSPELLDRADQLGAQRVLVGWTGTDRELARAAQERGLHFNVWPVNTAGQLNDAVELGVDGFTTDHPPLLFENGYEIRDGRLVRP; from the coding sequence ATGGACTTCACCAACTGCGGGCACCGCGGCGCAATGAGCGTGTCCCCGGAGAACACCATGGCGTCGTTCCGGCTCGCCGCCGAGCAAGGAGCCAATGAGATCGAGCTGGATCTCCGGCTGTCCAAAGACGGGGAGATCGTCGTCATCCACGACACCACCGTCGACCGGACCACCGATGGCTCCGGCGCGGTCGCTGATTTCACCGCAGAGGAGCTCCGCGCTCTCGATGCGGGGAACGGGCAGAGCATTCCGACCTTCGAGGAGGTCCTCGACGGCACCGACGTGCGCCTCCAGATCGAGATCAAGGATCCGGCTGTCATCGAGCCCTTGGTGGCTTTGCTGGCTCAGCGCCCAGAGGAGATCCAGCGGCTGTCGCCGTGCTGCTTCGACGAGGAGATCGTCGCAATCCTGGCGCGCGAGCTGCCGTCGACCGTCGTCGGGCTGATCAGCAAGACCGGCTCACCCGAGCTTCTGGACCGCGCTGATCAACTCGGAGCCCAGCGAGTACTGGTCGGCTGGACCGGTACCGACCGTGAGCTGGCCCGGGCCGCACAAGAGCGCGGACTCCACTTCAACGTGTGGCCGGTCAACACCGCCGGGCAGCTGAACGACGCGGTCGAACTCGGCGTTGACGGCTTCACCACCGATCACCCGCCGTTGCTGTTCGAGAACGGCTACGAGATTCGCGACGGCCGCCTCGTCCGCCCATGA
- a CDS encoding ABC transporter substrate-binding protein, producing MKTTVRIAAGLVAIPLVVAACGGDDSTAEGSGGQISYWLWDANQLPAYQECAEAFHESGTDVQVTIEQYGWDDYWNQITTGFVGGTAPDVFTNHLARYPQFVAQDQLLALDEYVERDGVDTSIYHEGLTQLWVGQDEQRYGLPKDWDTVAIFYNSEMVDEAGLSPEDMANLEWNPDDGGSYEAAIARLTVDANGVRGDEPGFDSNNVDVYGLGLAGAGEGFGQTEWSMYAFSNGWTHTDENPWGSQFNYDDPAFTEMVDWWRGLIEKGYMPSFAIADAGVSMMESYGAGNYAMVTEGSWNTGAYIELTGVETALAPTPVGPAGERASMFNGLADSIWAGTDNPDGAWEWVRFLASAECQDIVASHAVVFPAIEESTELAEAAFSERGIDVSPFTVHVEEGTTYLAPIADKWAEVTAIMGPTMDSIMSFSADTTALSDANAQVNALFQ from the coding sequence ATGAAGACAACGGTTCGAATCGCCGCCGGGCTGGTGGCCATACCTCTGGTGGTCGCCGCGTGCGGTGGCGATGACAGTACGGCCGAGGGGAGCGGCGGGCAGATTTCCTACTGGCTGTGGGACGCCAACCAGTTGCCCGCCTACCAGGAGTGCGCGGAAGCTTTCCACGAGTCCGGCACCGACGTGCAGGTCACGATCGAGCAGTACGGCTGGGACGACTACTGGAACCAGATCACCACGGGCTTCGTGGGTGGGACGGCGCCGGACGTCTTCACCAACCACTTGGCCAGGTATCCACAATTCGTGGCGCAGGATCAGTTGCTCGCGCTGGACGAGTATGTCGAGCGCGACGGCGTCGACACGTCGATCTATCACGAAGGGCTGACGCAGCTCTGGGTCGGCCAGGACGAGCAGAGATACGGACTGCCGAAGGACTGGGACACGGTAGCGATCTTCTACAACTCCGAGATGGTGGACGAGGCCGGCCTCTCGCCGGAGGACATGGCGAACCTGGAGTGGAATCCTGACGACGGTGGCAGCTACGAAGCCGCGATCGCGCGCCTGACGGTCGACGCGAACGGTGTCCGGGGTGACGAACCGGGTTTCGACAGCAACAACGTGGACGTCTACGGCCTCGGCCTGGCCGGCGCCGGTGAGGGCTTCGGGCAGACCGAGTGGAGTATGTACGCGTTCAGCAACGGCTGGACGCATACCGACGAGAACCCGTGGGGATCGCAGTTCAACTACGACGACCCGGCCTTCACCGAGATGGTTGACTGGTGGCGCGGACTGATCGAGAAGGGGTACATGCCGAGCTTCGCGATCGCCGACGCGGGGGTCAGCATGATGGAGAGCTATGGCGCGGGCAACTACGCGATGGTGACCGAAGGCAGCTGGAACACCGGCGCTTACATCGAGCTCACCGGCGTGGAGACAGCGTTGGCTCCTACACCGGTCGGTCCGGCGGGGGAACGGGCGAGCATGTTCAACGGCCTGGCCGATTCCATCTGGGCCGGAACCGACAACCCGGACGGTGCCTGGGAGTGGGTGCGGTTCCTCGCATCCGCCGAGTGCCAGGACATCGTGGCCTCACACGCCGTCGTCTTCCCGGCGATCGAGGAGTCGACCGAATTGGCTGAGGCAGCATTCAGCGAGCGAGGCATCGACGTGTCACCGTTCACCGTGCACGTCGAGGAAGGCACGACGTACCTTGCCCCGATCGCTGACAAATGGGCGGAGGTGACCGCGATCATGGGACCGACGATGGATTCGATCATGTCGTTCTCCGCGGACACGACGGCGCTCTCGGACGCCAACGCTCAGGTCAACGCTCTCTTCCAGTGA